The following DNA comes from Entelurus aequoreus isolate RoL-2023_Sb linkage group LG19, RoL_Eaeq_v1.1, whole genome shotgun sequence.
aactaCTAATAAAATCAGATAAACTACTAATAAAATCCAATACATGTTCTAATAAAGTCCAATAAACTACTAATAAAATCCAATAAACTACTAATGAAATCAAACAAACTACTTATAAAATCAAACAAACTACTAATAAAATCCAATAAACTACTAATACAATCAAATAAACAACTAATAAAATCAAAACAACTATGAATAAAATCCATTAAACTACTAATAAAATCAAACAAACTactaataaaatcaaatacaatacCAATACAATCAAATAAACTTATAATAAAATCCAATAAACtactaataaaatcaaataaagagCAACCCCGAGGACCAGCTCCTAGGAGCGGCCCTGCATGTGTGGGGGGGGCAACCCCGAGGACCAGCTCCTAGGAGCGGCCGTGGCTCGCACCTGCAGCGGGAGAAGAGCGGACGACTGCGCAGAAGTGACTCTTGACGAGGCGGAGGCTGCTGGGCGCGCTGGGGACGAAGGAGCCGGCCCAGATAGTCTCGGGTGCGTGTTTGCGGAACACGCTGCGGAGGAGCAAGTCCAGGAGCTCCACACACTTTTGGGTCTCGGCGCACGGCGCTTTGGTGCGCACTAATCCGATGAGAGCCGGCAATGCGCTCCCGGCTCGTTTGGTGCGTGCGCGGACATCCTTGAGGATCTCCTTCAAGCGCACCTGCTGCCGGTCACAGCTGATGAACGACTGCCGGAAGAGGAACATGATGGTCGGGAAGTCGATGGTCCTGCTCAGGCTGGAGCTGCTCGCCCGTCTCCGAGCCGTCTTTCCCCGCCTCTTAGCTCCCACATCCCCGGGCTCGTCTTGCCGACCGTCGCTGCTGCTGTTGTTAGCGGCGCAGAGGTGCCGCCCTTCGGCCACGGCGAGGCACTTTCCTCCCTGGAACAACACGCGGATGAACTCCTGCAGGACGTCCTCGTCCTTGTCGCCCGCTTCCGCCCGGCTCTGGATGACGTCACTCACCAGATAAATCCCATGCCTGCCGCCAATCAGAGCGAGCGTCTTCTCAAAGTCGCTTTCCGTCTCGGCTTCCGTCATGGCTGCCAGGATACTTCTGCCAAAGCGCCAAATAAAAGTCCCCAAGCGCCAAATAAAAAAAGTCCCAAAGCGCCAAAGAAAAGTCGCCAGGCTGACACGTTCACGGTTGTCAGTGGCAGGCACTGTGGGCGGGGCTAAGGCGCCGTGGGGGTTCGGGGTCCTTTTTAATTGGCCACCTCTCCTGGTAGGCGTGGCCAACATCGGGGCATGTCAAGTGGGGGCGGCGACAAATCATAGAAGACTTTTAAAGAAATGCTCTTTATTTCTATCTATTGAattagttgtattattattattattattattattattattattttgatgttGAAAAAAGTACTTTTGTACATCTGTTGGGgcgggggtccccaacctttttttccgCCAGGgcccggtttaatgtatgcattattttcacggacctgCTTTCCacaagtgggggaaaaaaaacagtaaaaaaaatgagaatgaaaaatccattcatccatctattttctaccacttgtcccttctggggtcgcggggggtgctggagcctatctcagctgcaactcGCCATAACTCTGGAGTAGTGTGTGCCCTGAGCGTGTGTACAAATGGTCCCCAACACGTTGATGGCATGTACTAtatagcagtgtttcttaaccatagagcgccccctagaatgtaatatgtgtttttcagctgtggttcgTGGCGGTACTTAGTTgtgatacacttttccaccacttgtggcagtaacgacAACATAAAACAAACACTGGCGCTAATGTCATTgagaaatttcttaagcgcaaaaaatacgaCTAAAGTGGTGCAGCAgctttttcatttgcactttaattgtattgacagtttagttaagaaacatatttattattactttattttaacgcaacataatacatattgtatgtaaatatttatttttctaattagcctgacctaagcctgaggtttatttgttaaattattagtaaaatatttgtgattaacacatgctattATATGATTTTACAAAAggtagtaaactgtaagtagggtcgatatttaattgaattaattaacactaattcagtgttaatattggagtggtccccgggtccctctgtagtggaaaagttggatcctggtcaaacagtttaagaacccctgttctatacaatcaccctgcagatggaaattagcctttggctacaa
Coding sequences within:
- the LOC133634951 gene encoding uncharacterized protein C2orf72, with translation MTEAETESDFEKTLALIGGRHGIYLVSDVIQSRAEAGDKDEDVLQEFIRVLFQGGKCLAVAEGRHLCAANNSSSDGRQDEPGDVGAKRRGKTARRRASSSSLSRTIDFPTIMFLFRQSFISCDRQQVRLKEILKDVRARTKRAGSALPALIGLVRTKAPCAETQKCVELLDLLLRSVFRKHAPETIWAGSFVPSAPSSLRLVKSHFCAVVRSSPAADFSSRSRNPLLQPFLCWFRPSGGAHNTSSSSTQRGNVEESIPLKNNSTSAGPNEESAG